The window ACATGGATTGGAGGTTAGGGAGCCTTAAGGAAGAAACAGTCAAGGATCTTGAGAAACCCTTTGAAGAAGAGGAAGTATGGGAGACAATCTAGGGATGCGATGGCAATAAAACCCCAGGGCCTGATGgatacaatttaaattttttcaaaaaacagTGGCAAGTGGTGAAAAAAGATGTGATGTGTTTCCTAAGggattttcatgaaaatgtaCAGTTTGGGAGAGGAGTTAACACTTCTTTCATAGCCCTCATTCCGAAGGTTCAAAACCCTAATAATTTAGGAGAATATAGGCCGATTAGCCTAGTTAGTAGCTTATACAAAATAGTGGCAAAAACTCTTGCAAATCGTCTCAGAAAGGCTATAGGCAATGTTATTGGAAGGTATCAATTTGCTTTTATTAAAGGGAGGCAGTTGATGGATTGCGCTTTAGTTGCAAATGAAGTTGTTGATTggataaaaaaagataaaacagGGGGGTTGATCTTCAAAGTCGATTTCAAAAAGGCCTATGACTGTATCAGCTGGAATTTTCTTAATCTCATAATGACAAAAATGGGATTTGGTGAAAGATGGAAATGATGGATCAGAGAATGTATTTCTACAACTTTCATCTCGGTATTGATTAACGGATCCCCGACACGATAATTTAATATGGAGAAAGGGCTGAGGCAAGGGTGTCCCTtatctcatttcatttttaatatgCTGGTCGAGGCATTGAGTTGTATGGTTAGGAAAGCTGAAGGTATCAGATTGTGCAAAGGTGTTGTTATTGGGAATAACAACTTTTCTATTTCTCATTTACAGTATGCTGATGATACGATGATTTTTTGTGAGCCAAACTTGGAGAATTTAAAGGGGTTTAAAAGAATTCTTCAATGCTTTCAAGTTGTGTCGGGTCTCAAGATTAATTTCTATAAGAGCCAGCTGTTTGGGATTGGTATTGAAAAGGAAGTTCTATCGGATTGGGCAAGAATTATCTCCTGTCAAGTTGGGGAGCTTCCTGCCACATACTTGGGGCTCTCATTAGGGGTCAATCATAATTCTGCTCATTTTTGGAAACCAGTACTTGAGAGGGTTGGGGCAAAGTTAGCGAGATGGAAGGCAAAAACTCTTTCATTTAGAGGGAGGATCACCCTTCTCAAGTCTGTATTAACAAGCCTTCCTCTATTCTTTATgtcattttttcaaatttcggTGAAAGTGAAGGACGAATTGGAAATGATTTAGAGAAGTTTTTTGTGGGGGGATATGGAACAGAAGCAGAAAATCCACTATGTGAAATGGGAGAAAGTTTGCAATTTAAAGGAATGTGGAGGAATAGGGATGGTTGATTTGGAAGTTAAAAATCGAGCTCTAATGAATAAGTGGATTTGGAGATATGAGAACGATAGAGATAGCCTATGGAGAGAAGTTTTAGTTGAAAAAATCGGAAGTGATCCAACAAAGTTGTTGCCAAACACGAGTACAAATATGAGAGTTTTGACTTTATGGAGAAAAATCATCAGCCCCCTTTCCCCttctaacaaaatttttttgcacGTTCACGCTAACATAGGGTATGCAGTGGGAGACGGGAAAAACTTACTGTTCTGGAGAGATGAATGGATCGAGGGAATTTCTTTGGCCCATGCCTTCCCAAGGATTCATGCTTTGGCAGTCAACAAGCTTGGAAAGATTAAGGACTTTGGACgatggaaggaagaaaaatgggtttGGAACATGGAATTAAGAAGGCAGATTTTTGACTGGGAAGGTGAATAGCGGGAGCAGCTTATGATTGTGCTCCAAGATCTCCAATTAAGTAAGGAACTCAAAGACAAGCTTGTTTGGAAATGTGAGGCAAGTGGTAATTATTCTACAAAGTCTTTTTGTAAGTATGTCTTAACTATTAACCAGGATTATGATGAGATTTGGAAATTTGTTTGGGTCAGTCTGGCCCCATTTAGAGTAGAGTCTTTTGTGTGACAATTAGTTCAGGGAAAGGTGGGGGTTAAGGATGAATTAGTAAAAAGGGGATTACAACTTAATGGGACACCACAGTGTGTTTTATGTGACAGGGCTAGGGAAACTTGTGATCATCTGTTTGTGGAATGTGTTGAGTCATGGAGGGTCCAGTCAGAGTGGTGTAAAAGTTGGGGTTATGTTTGGGTATCACCAGGGACGATTAAAGAGAAGCTACTGGCTTGGAATGGATGTTATGTGGGAGAGCTTGACAAAAGGATTTGGAATATGGCTTTTTTCTCAATTGTTTGGTCTATATGGAAGTGTAGGAATGAGATGGTGTTCGAAGGGAAACAATGGAATGCAAACCAGTGTGTTGAGCTGGTGAAAATCAAAGTTGCAACCTGAGCGAATGCGAAATGGCCAAAGGAGTTTCCTTCAGTGCCGGACACGTATAGACAACCTCTAGTGAAATGTCAACAATAGAAAATGGTCCAAAGcagaaaatgagttttatgGGAGAAACCCTTTCGTAATTGTATGAAGTTCAATGTTGATGGTGCAGTAAGAGGAAGTCCTGGACCGGCGGGGATAGGAGGTATTCTGAGAGATCACCAAGGTGATGTTAAAATTACTTTCTCCAAATCAGTTGGAAATGGGGATGCCAACCTTGCTGAGATACTAGCAGTAAGGGAAGCACTTGTGGTGTTTGTAGCATCAAGGTTGAAGGATCAATATAAGCTAATCATTGAAAGTGATTCTTGTAATGCTGTGAAGTGGGTTCAACATCCTGATACGGCACCTTGGAGACTACGAAAGTGGCTGCTGCATATTGAAAGGTTAAAAGAAAAGCTTAATGACTGAAAAATTCAACATGTCTTTAGGGAGGCAAATCAGAGGGCTAATGCACTAGCAAAAGATGGTGTTGATCGGCAGTCAGATTCTTTGCGTGTTTTCCTATAAGTGCTAGGTGTTAAAGTCCTTGTTTCTGTTGGGGTTGGCTTTCTGGGCGGATGCTGGGTTGATGATGTGAGTTAGTGAGACAGGGCCCGCTGGATTGCTGTGTTTTTTAATTGCTGGGAAGAGGGTGTGAGTGGTTGTTTGGTGGGATGACATCTGTTGTTTAGTTCTAGAAGGATCCTTGATGTATAAGGATAATGTTGGTTTCAAGAAATAGGTATTGGGTTTTTGGTTGCTGTAAATGATAGGTTAAGTGCTTTTGGCTCATTGCAAATAGGTGTAGAGCTGAATGGTGGAAAAGAGTTTTTGTTTCTGAGTTTTTGGGTCCTTGATGGGTTTGGCACCTTGTTTTTTGTGGTGCTTGAGTACAGATTTTCTGGGAAGGTCTGAGCTTTTTTTTACCTTCAGGGCCATGTTTTTGTGTCTAAGGGCCATGTTTTTGTATCTAAGGGCTGTCCATGCCCTCTGATTTAATGAAGCTTactgcatttcaaaaaaaaaaatataaacatgaaCTATCAAAATACGGTGGATCAtattatcaaaatcaaattaattataaaactgtaacttttatttaaatttacatattatacCGTATATTTGCAAAGTAAGtcactttttttattataattataactttgattttttcgatattttttcataatataatCGAAGGGAGATTAGGACCTTAGTGAGGGCAATTGTTCCTGTTGCTATCAACCTGGATCCTTCCCTTGTAGAAATAACTAATGGAGAGTAACGCATTTGGGTCCTTGCTTCTAACctgtaaattataattataataattataaattataaatttcaattaaacAGTGTACCAAATTTATGaatattataaaaagtttCATACATCgacaatataattaatttattattagatttgattatttttaaagttttaacaATTTGTTTGGTGTTGTAcgtagtttttttttcaaatattcatttattatttgtattGGATATTTATATAACTCTTTCATTCAAtgatcaatatttttttcaaaaaatacattattttttgGATTCAAGCCTTACAATTtgtaaatatttaacttatttcGTATATAGTGATCGTTTGTTTAGAATCAATTTATAAGTCCGACCCTTCAGTTTAGACAAGTTGGTAAGTGTCTAGAATTGTAAACCatccaaaaaaaattggttttaaaaattttagatcataGATCACTCGTTAAGTTACATGATTAGTAACTACATTACAAGACTAACTTAAAATTGGTCAAAATCTATTAAGCTTCCAATCTCACGATATGAATTTATGAGGATCCGTTATGGTTAGAGGTGACAATTAAATGAGTTGGATCGAATTTGAGACGGGTCACTTTAGGTTTagatgattttaaatttaaattattaaattttttcaaaattaaatcaatttgaatttgaatggaTCATTTCGATTAAAATCATTTCTAGTCGTTCagattaaaatcatttcaaattaagattattttaaagtcaaattattttaacttgaggttgttttcagatcaagactTAAGTTCGATTTATTGACGTTCTCTAATCAAATTGACGTGAGTGAAGTTCAGATCCAAACGGAAATAGGTGGATGTATACAGTTGATAATAAAGCACTCACCAATCCAAAGTGTAGAGCTAAATTTTTCAGGTGGCTTGGGCCGTGGTCCCTGTGTAACTTTGATTGTCTTGAAGTTATGGTAGCCGTATGCCCGTATTTAGATTTTAGACCTACTGATAGCTATCTATATTTAGAACATCTGCCATTAGCTTAATGATCACCATCCGTTAAAAgcattaatcatttaattgaGCCATAAAGAGGCTTAGGATCAACATTCATCCGTCACCA is drawn from Theobroma cacao cultivar B97-61/B2 chromosome 4, Criollo_cocoa_genome_V2, whole genome shotgun sequence and contains these coding sequences:
- the LOC108661541 gene encoding uncharacterized protein LOC108661541 codes for the protein MDEKSFQNLMLECWEKYEQTGTETVGIWHKLRNMRVDIKQWKAEVLGNTQLQIQCLKREIKALLEVWQERDFDQDNQEELIRKKTELWALYRKEEREWMQKSKVQWVNDGDRNTRYFHTIAFARKRGNHIKKIQGDGGLKEDPSSIKEEVGRHFENRYRERLVLQLEDMDWRLGSLKEETVKDLEKPFEEEEFGRGVNTSFIALIPKVQNPNNLGEYRPISLVSSLYKIVAKTLANRLRKAIGNVIGRYQFAFIKGRQLMDCALVANEYADDTMIFCEPNLENLKGFKRILQCFQVVSGLKINFYKSQLFGIGIEKEVLSDWARIISCQVGELPATYLGLSLGVNHNSAHFWKPVLERVGAKLARWKAKTLSFRGRITLLKSKQKIHYVKWEKVCNLKECGGIGMVDLEVKNRALMNKWIWRYENDRDSLWREVLVEKIGSDPTKLLPNTRYAVGDGKNLLFWRDEWIEGISLAHAFPRIHALAVNKLGKIKDFGRWKEEKWVWNMELRRQIFDWEVQGKVGVKDELVKRGLQLNGTPQCVLCDRARETCDHLFVECVESWRVQSEWCKSWGYVWVSPGTIKEKLLAWNGCYVGELDKRIWNMAFFSIVWSIWKCRNEMVFEGKQWNANQCVELVKIKVAT